A genomic window from Silene latifolia isolate original U9 population chromosome 11, ASM4854445v1, whole genome shotgun sequence includes:
- the LOC141611156 gene encoding uncharacterized protein LOC141611156: MAGDDDTPTPKIDSSSPYYLGSHDVPSAKISNIMLTRYNYQDWQKSMRMSLKSRRKFGFVDGTLKKPTDPVTLDNWEVVHCTLVQWIRNMIDPALLPTIPYGEDAAALWANLKARFSVVDATLIHSLKTQLKNCVQTKGMDVTAYFGKLQTLWDALIVHEPPFACKCGDCKCDIGTNAINRLDNERLHQFFMGLDSSLYGNIRSQQFQFDPLPTLSRAYHVVLQEERLRAETTPADTSDVAAFALSSSRPDWRAQREKERSDRHQKLICPYCETRGHDVANCFFKTNRFPEWWGDRPRTLADYRRYRSSVGSGSRGGNNTGTGTGSGSGGNGSATGSVSGTGRDKEAVHANAVMGPSAHSLLNSERLSGTCHWILDSGASNHVTGTLSCLEDHKTIIGRPVCLPNGQQIVATVTG; encoded by the coding sequence ATGGCAGGGGACGATGACACCCCCACCCCTAAAATCGACTCTTCTAGTCCTTATTATCTTGGATCCCATGATGTGCCTAGCGCAAAAATCTCCAACATAATGCTAACCCGATACAATTACCAAGATTGGCAAAAATCGATGCGTATGTCGCTAAAATCTCGTCGAAAATTCGGCTTCGTTGATGGTACCTTGAAAAAGCCTACCGACCCGGTGACTCTTGACAACTGGGAGGTTGTTCACTGCACGCTTGTGCAGTGGATTCGGAATATGATCGATCCGGCGCTTTTACCCACCATACCTTACGGTGAAGATGCTGCTGCTCTCTGGGCCAATCTGAAGGCTCGATTTTCTGTGGTTGATGCAACTCTAATTCACAGTCTCAAAACTCAATTGAAGAATTGTGTCCAAACTAAAGGTATGGATGTCACTGCTTATTTTGGTAAATTACAAACCTTATGGGATGCGTTGATTGTCCATGAACCGCCATTCGCTTGCAAATGCGGAGATTGTAAGTGTGATATTGGAACCAATGCGATTAACCGTTTAGATAACGAACGTCTCCACCAATTCTTTATGGGCCTCGACAGTTCCTTGTATGGTAATATCCGCTCTCAACAATTTCAATTTGATCCCCTCCCGACTCTTAGTCGTGCTTATCATGTTGTATTACAAGAAGAACGCTTACGGGCAGAGACAACGCCCGCGGATACCAGTGATGTTGCAGCGTTTGCCTTGTCTTCCTCTCGCCCTGATTGGCGTGCTCAGCGCGAGAAGGAGCGGAGTGATCGTCATCAGAAATTGATCTGCCCTTATTGTGAGACCCGTGGTCATGATGTTGCTAACTGTTTCTTTAAGACTAATCGCTTTCCAGAATGGTGGGGAGACAGGCCACGCACTCTGGCCGACTATCGTCGCTATCGGTCATCGGTTGGGAGCGGTTCCCGTGGTGGTAATAACACAGGTACTGGCACTGGTTCGGGTTCAGGAGGTAACGGCTCGGCTACTGGCTCTGTTTCGGGGACTGGACGTGACAAAGAAGCTGTTCACGCCAATGCAGTAATGGGTCCTTCAGCTCATTCTCTCCTCAATTCCGAGCGCCTAAGTGGTACGTGTCATTGGATACTTGACTCCGGAGCTTCTAACCATGTGACGGGTACCTTGTCATGCTTGGAAGACCATAAAACTATAATTGGCAGACCCGTTTGTTTACCAAATGGGCAGCAAATCGTGGCCACTGTAACTGGTTGA
- the LOC141611154 gene encoding putative disease resistance protein RGA1, whose amino-acid sequence MDPATTLAVIQTILTAIQTLAQLQSLFSISHCRSELDDLQNTVQTVRAVLEDADARQDSLNAQEKHYIQELKDAVYDADDVLDEFLTLAKRQQLRKHSDKFSGKVKSFISRFEHLTHKLSTKVETVNDKLKTIATNTNNFNLKIEYKPMKFTKEETSSCLSDVIIGREEDAEKIVGVLLGSHNVDHPNVSLLSIMGMGGLGKTALAQLVFNDPRITEAFPLKRWTCIADQDQQQLDLKGHLGKVVKGFSVTDKMSLEDIHHEVKQQLGGKKYLLVLDDVWTESYHEWQQFQGFLKVGGRGSWIIVTTRSKTTAQMIAGDQMHELRGLSEPESWHLFERMAFQGVERDDELVKLGKEIVKKCINVPLAIRVVGSLLRGQSLSKWLSFHDKGLDCLSESNDAMMTRILKLSYDQLNPSLKTCFAYCAIFPKDWEISKEMLIQLWMAQGYINSENLGEEYFLILLQRCFFQDINEDKFGGIKSFKIHDLLHDIAEKVAGEEIFRFSSYTSSVGKRVRHLSLVEDSYAQHIFNNSEIRTCLFITKWYDKNSVNKLLASKSILKWTCLRSLDLSYSKAKSLPKSIGKLLHLRSLDLSCNYDLKVLPKSITKLVNLQTLNLHSCYSLKQLPDDVSKLVDLSTLNVGCCNELRCMPTHIGMLSSLHTLCQFVVGGRTRSASKQCFNGLEDLKHLNKLKGELTIEIGVLKNAKFVKEEQGGGGYLRSKEHLETIIIKFRRGERSKKSEEALLEEMQPHRNVKVLELWGYHGETIPRWPGTGDNSALFDFPNLVTLTIRNCSELLYLPWQIGKLPHLKTLEISGLPNMEYVSDSETLVSDQGSSFFPSLDNLSIHMLPKLKGWSHMVNSNDSRSSGEAQVAWVSSPCFPLLKSLFITKCENMMFVPLCPQLEELTICDSRRDMRCAPRPLPYPKLKRLEINNLEWLKSMPREYTQFL is encoded by the coding sequence ATGGATCCTGCAACAACTTTAGCTGTAATTCAAACTATACTTACTGCTATCCAAACTTTGGCTCAGTTGCAATCATTGTTCTCCATTTCTCACTGCAGATCCGAGCTTGATGACCTCCAAAACACTGTCCAAACCGTCAGAGCTGTTCTTGAGGATGCTGATGCCAGGCAGGACTCTCTTAACGCCCAGGAGAAGCATTACATTCAAGAGCTCAAAGATGCTGTTTACGATGCCGACGATGTGTTAGATGAGTTCCTAACCCTTGCCAAGCGACAGCAACTCAGGAAACATAGTGATAAATTCTCTGGCAAGGTAAAATCCTTTATTTCACGATTTGAGCATCTTACACACAAACTCTCTACTAAAGTCGAAACGGTTAATGACAAGTTGAAAACCATTGCCACCAACACTAATAACTTTAATCTTAAGATTGAGTATAAACCTATGAAATTTACAAAGGAGGAGACTTCTTCTTGTTTGTCTGATGTAATCATCGGGAGGGAGGAAGATGCGGAGAAGATTGTAGGTGTGTTGTTGGGTTCTCATAATGTTGATCACCCAAATGTTTCTTTGCTTTCCATTATGGGGATGGGAGGtttgggaaaaaccgctcttgccCAACTAGTGTTTAACGATCCTAGGATCACTGAGGCATTCCCACTGAAGAGGTGGACTTGCATTGCTGATCAGGATCAACAACAGTTGGACTTGAAAGGGCATTTAGGGAAGGTAGTGAAAGGATTCTCTGTTACTGATAAAATGTCTTTGGAGGACATACATCATGAAGTTAAGCAGCAACTTGGAGGGAAAAAATACTTGCTCGTGTTAGATGATGTGTGGACTGAAAGTTATCATGAATGGCAGCAGTTCCAAGGGTTTTTGAAGGTTGGCGGAAGGGGGAGTTGGATAATTGTAACTACACGCTCGAAAACAACTGCCCAAATGATTGCAGGTGATCAAATGCATGAGTTGCGAGGTTTGTCAGAACCGGAGTCATGGCATTTGTTCGAAAGGATGGCGTTTCAAGGAGTAGAAAGAGATGATGAATTGGTTAAACTTGGCAAAGAGATTGTAAAAAAGTGTATCAATGTCCCGCTTGCTATTAGAGTGGTAGGAAGTCTTCTGCGTGGTCAATCCTTGTCCAAGTGGTTATCATTTCACGACAAAGGCTTAGACTGTCTTAGTGAGAGTAATGATGCCATGATGACCCGCATATTGAAGTTAAGTTACGATCAACTTAACCCTTCCTTGAAGACTTGTTTTGCCTACTGTGCTATCTTTCCCAAGGATTGGGAGATTAGTAAGGAAATGTTGATTCAGCTTTGGATGGCACAAGGCTACATTAACTCAGAGAATTTGGGCGAAGAATACTTTCTTATATTGCTTCAGAGGTGTTTTTTCCAAGATATAAACGAGGATAAATTCGGAGGGATTAAGTCGTTTAAGATTCATGATCTCTTGCATGATATTGCTGAAAAAGTAGCGGGCGAAGAGATTTTCAGGTTCAGTTCTTATACTTCTAGTGTGGGAAAAAGAGTTCGCCATCTCTCTCTTGTGGAGGACTCCTACGCACAACATATCTTCAATAATTCTGAAATTCGTACGTGCCTTTTTATTACAAAATGGTACGACAAGAATAGCGTGAACAAACTACTAGCAAGTAAATCAATACTGAAATGGACATGCTTAAGGTCTTTAGATTTGAGTTATTCAAAGGCCAAAAGTTTACCAAAATCAATAGGTAAACTGTTGCATCTGAGGAGTTTAGACCTCTCATGCAATTATGATCTGAAAGTTCTTCCCAAGTCAATAACAAAGCTAGTTAATCTCCAAACTTTGAATTTACATTCTTGCTACAGTTTAAAACAACTGCCAGATGATGTGAGCAAGCTAGTTGATCTAAGCACTTTAAATGTAGGATGCTGTAATGAGCTGAGATGTATGCCGACACACATAGGTATGTTGAGCTCTCTGCACACTTTATGCCAATTTGTGGTGGGTGGGCGAACAAGATCAGCTTCAAAGCAATGCTTTAATGGGTTGGAAGACCTAAAGCACCTGAACAAATTGAAAGGGGAATTGACGATTGAAATAGGAGTACTTAAAAATGCAAAATTTGTGAAGGAAGAACAAGGTGGGGGAGGCTATTTAAGGAGTAAGGAACACCTAGAGACGATTATTATTAAATTTAGACGCGGGGAGAGAAGCAAGAAGTCTGAGGAAGCATTGCTGGAAGAGATGCAGCCTCATCGTAATGTCAAAGTATTGGAGTTGTGGGGGTATCATGGTGAGACAATACCGAGATGGCCAGGGACGGGGGATAACTCGGCGTTGTTCGATTTTCCTAATCTTGTCACTTTGACGATTCGAAATTGCAGTGAGCTTCTGTATCTGCCTTGGCAAATTGGGAAACTGCCCCACCTTAAGACGCTAGAGATTTCAGGATTGCCGAATATGGAATATGTGTCGGACTCAGAAACACTTGTCTCGGATCAAGGATCATCCTTCTTTCCAAGCCTCGATAACCTCAGTATTCATATGTTGCCTAAGTTAAAAGGGTGGTCTCACATGGTCAACTCTAATGACAGTAGGAGCAGCGGAGAAGCACAAGTAGCGTGGGTATCATCTCCCTGTTTTCCTCTATTAAAGAGTCTCTTTATAACAAAGTGTGAAAATATGATGTTTGTTCCTTTATGTCCGCAACTCGAAGAGCTCACAATATGTGATTCCAGAAGAGATATGAGGTGCGCACCTCGTCCCTTGCCATATCCCAAATTGAAGAGGCTGGAAATCAACAACTTGGAGTGGCTCAAATCAATGCCAAGAGAGTACACTCAGTTTCTTTGA
- the LOC141611155 gene encoding uncharacterized protein LOC141611155 yields the protein MQVSEMAAIHLLRSQTSLLNSSKFKPLRPSLNSLIIYNQHDQNPNFSRHFRPIHSTTPKSYPESPLIDVNGASEESTSEPSTRGWSTFSSPQSTPTNSIKGVGSGGEEGSRIRVNLSSNVAKSVVSRDFVAGGKKGKSKIHWVCADCGHSTAQWWGTCRSCNKIGTLKQFSVSQNEISGKMMKSSWLPEQMVGQNEPVRLVDVNRGINHMEWRIRLSGLLGLEVNRVLGGGVVPGSLILVGGDPGVGKSTLALQMAALVAVSSDVGGAAPVLYISGEESVEQIGNRADRLSIDTEELFLYSSTDIEDILEKVQVLSPRAVVVDSIQTMYLKPVTGSPGGMAQVKECTSALLRFAKKTNIPVFLIGHVNKNGDIAGPRVLEHIVDVVLYMEGDKHSSHRLLRSVKNRFGSTDELGVFAMSVSGLEAVANPSEMFLSEEYSDSEHLAGLAIAVIIDGSRSFLVEVQALCVSGPGSTRHINGVQLSRADMILSVLKKQAGLKIDDHSIFLNVISGVTLAETSGDLAVAAAICSSFLEFPLPNHVAFIGEIGLGGELRMVSRIEKRVTTLVKLGYKKCVVPASAEKALEAISSEIQIVGCTNLKEVIDKVFRRLD from the exons ATGCAAGTTTCAGAAATGGCAGCAATTCATCTACTTCGTTCACAAACTTCCCTTCTTAATTCATCCAAATTCAAACCTCTTCGCCCTTCATTAAACTCTTTAATCATCTACAATCAACAcgatcaaaaccctaatttctctcGCCATTTTCGCCCAATTCATTCAACTACCCCCAAATCATATCCCGAATCGCCTCTCATCGACGTCAATGGCGCATCCGAAGAATCAACTTCTGAACCGAGCACTAGGGGCTGGTCAACCTTCAGTTCTCCTCAGAGTACCCCAACAAATTCAATTAAGGGTGTAGGTAGTGGTGGGGAAGAGGGGTCGAGGATTCGAGTGAACTTGTCGTCGAATGTGGCGAAGAGTGTCGTTTCGAGGGATTTTGTAGCGGGAGGGAAGAAAGGGAAGAGTAAGATTCATTGGGTATGTGCTGATTGTGGACATAGCACAGCCCAGTGGTGGGGAACCTGTAGATCATGTAATAAAATTGGGACTTTGAAGCAGTTTTCGGTGTCGCAAAACGAGATTTCTGGGAAAATGATGAAGtcgtcttggttgcctgagcaaATGGTTGGGCAAAATGAGCCGGTTAGGTTGGTGGATGTGAATCGGGGGATTAATCATATGGAATGGCGCATTCGATT GTCTGGCTTGCTCGGATTAGAAGTTAATAGGGTgcttggtggcggtgttgtgccAG gttcattgattttggttggtGGTGATCCTGGTGTGGGCAAAAGTACATTGGCATTACAG ATGGCTGCACTTGTAGCAGTGAGCAGTGATGTTGGAGGAGCAGCGCCTGTTCTTTACATATCTGGTGAAGAG AGTGTTGAGCAAATTGGAAATAGAGCAGATCGGCTGAGCATCGATACAGAAGAGCTTTTCCTTTATTCAAGCACTGATATTGAG GATATTTTAGAAAAGGTGCAAGTGCTTTCCCCACGTGCTGTCGTCGTTGATTCCATTCAAACTATGTATCTAAAGCCGGTGACTGGAAGCCCTGGCGGGATGGCGCAG GTGAAGGAATGTACTTCAGCATTGCTTCGTTTTGCAAAGAAGACAAATATTCCTGTTTTTTTG ATTGGACATGTAAACAAAAATGGAGACATTGCAGGACCTCGTGTTCTGGAGCACATTGTTGATGTCGTTTTATATATGGAG GGAGATAAGCACTCATCACATCGCTTGCTTCGTTCCGTTAAAAACCGTTTTGGCTCCACTGATGAG CTGGGAGTTTTCGCAATGTCAGTGTCTGGACTAGAAGCTGTCGCAAATCCTAGTGAGATgtttttaagtgaagaatattcaGATTCAGAGCACTTAGCTGGGCTTGCTATTGCTGTAATTATTGATGGGTCTCGATCTTTTCTTGTTGAAGTTCAG GCTTTATGTGTTTCCGGACCTGGTTCTACTAGGCATATTAATGGCGTTCAACTAAGCAGGGCTGATATGATTCTTTCG GTTCTTAAGAAGCAAGCGGGACTAAAGATTGACGATCAT AGCATTTTCCTGAACGTAATAAGTGGTGTTACTCTGGCCGAGACTTCTGGAGATCTTGCTGTGGCAGCAGCAATTTGTAGCAG CTTCTTGGAGTTCCCTCTTCCTAATCATGTGGCATTTATCGGAGAAATTGGCCTTGGTGGCGAGCTTCGAATG GTTTCGAGGATAGAAAAGAGAGTTACTACATTAGTGAAACTTGGATATAAGAAGTGTGTTGTTCCCGCTTCGGCTGAAAAAGCTCTAGAAGCCATCAGCTCTGAAATTCAGATAGTCGGCTGCACGAATTTGAAAGAAGTCATTGATAAGGTTTTCAGGAGACTAGATTGA